AAAGAGCCCCAAAGTCAGCAAGGCGGTTGAAGACGCTTTGATGGCAGAAGCCAAACGGCTGATGAAAAAGCAGCAGGGCGGCAAAGCAATTACCAACGAAGACGGCACCAAATTTCTGGGCGCCGTCGGTAAAAAAGCCGCAGGCGCCGCCGAAGCCATTGCGAAAAAAGAAATCACCGCGTCGAAGGAATTTGGCGAGGTCAAAAGGAGCCTGCAGCAACTCGAGTGCGCGTTTCGTGACTCGCCCGTCGGCATCTTTTTAAACGAAAAGAAGACGGGGCTGATCATCGTCGGCTCAGTGCTGGCGCTGGGCGGCGTGACGGCGATGTACGTCAGCAAGTCGGGCGACTGGCCGGCCGCTCAAATGACCAAGCTGGCCAACAAGGTGGTCCGCTTTAAAGTGCTGGGCAATGTGGAAATCGGCGTCAAAGACATCGAGTTCCAACCGTCGACGCGCACGGTCAAAGCTACGACGTTTGCTTCCGCCAAATGGAAGGCGGTTTCAACAAAAGTCAGCTTCCACGCGGGCTTCAAAGATGACCGCTTCGCCAGCACAAATGCCAAGGGCGAAATTGTGGTCAACGCTGGCAAAGGCGTGAAGCTGACTGGCAAGGGTGGCGTCGGCTACAGCATCAACCCGGATGCACCTGCCGGAAGTAACGACGTGACCTACGATATCAAAATGGGAATCGCGTACGGCACAAACATGGGTGGCTCATCGTTGAGCGTAAACCTGGCGGCGTATGCCGTCCAGGAAGCCATGCAGCGAAAACAGGGCGGAACGCTGGGCGCATCCTACAAGTTCACAGACCTTCGGAAGGGATCCATGTCCGTCGACCTGAACGCGGGCCTTGGCCGAGTACAAAAAATGCAACCCATCGGTCCACCGACAAACGAAGTGGCCGGCCAGGTGAATCTGGGGCTTACGATTAAGTTTCCGTAGAGAACATGAGCGGACGGCAAACCGACTACCCGCCTGAGGTCCGGAACGTTTGGTAGCCACCCGGTCGACGGTGCGCAACCTTTCGCGAAGTGCGCGGAATGCGCCGGTCGACTTCCACCGTCAGTTAAGTTTTTGGCCAGCCTGCTTTTTTCTGGCCTGCGGTTCCTTGTAAATCACGATCTCGGCATCGTTCTGCTGACGAGCTCCGATATTGCTGCGACCGAGCATAACGTAAATCTTCAGCATTGTCTGCAGCTCGGCCACACGTTTGGGCTGCAGCTTTGCCAGATTGTTTCGTTCGCCGATGTCGGCTGACATGTCAATCAGCTGCACCAGCGGTTGGTTGTCGGCTCGGCGTTTAGCCCACTTGGCTGCCGACGGTTTGGGGGCCGTCCAGCCGCCGGAATCCGGGCAGAGCGACAGCTTCCAGTTGTTGTGGCGGATGGAAAAATATCCGGCAACGGAATGATGGATCACAGTCGTCCGCGCATGGTGGTCGGTTTCACGTTTCAACGCTGGAAGAAAACTGAGACTGTCTTCGGCCGAGTTTTCAGGCAGCTTGACGTTCAGCACATCAGCGACTGTAGCAATCGCATCCGTCAAGCACACCAATCCTTCGCACTCCGATCCCGCCTGCACCACCTTCGGCCACGACACCAAAAACGGAACCCGATGCCCGCCGTCCCAGATATCGGCCTTTGAACCTCGCAGGTCTCCGCTGGGAAAATGCCCTTTCGCCTGCAGTTGTTCCATCTTAGACGTCGGCGCAGACGTGCCGTTGTCGGAACTGCAGATGATCAGCGTGTTGTCCAACTGCTTGTTGCGTTTGAGTGCTGCCACGACCTGGCCAAAACTGTCGTCGGTCTGCATGACGAAATCGGCATGAGCGTTCAGGCCGCTGCGGCCCTGCCATTCCGGTGACGGAACCACAGGGCTATGCGGAGAACTCCACGGTACATACAGAAAAAACGGGGCGTCGTTTTTGGCTCGCGAATCAATGTACGTCACCGCTGCTTCCGTCAGACGGGGCAGCATGTCGACGGGTTTAATCGTTGCCATGACTTCGTTGTTATCGATCCATGTTTCAATCTGGCGAGCGTGGTGGAAGCCATGGAATTCGTCGAAGCCGCCTCGATCAATCGGCCCGTGAGTCACCACGCTTCCCACGGGCACTTTGCCGGGAATGTGCTTGCCGTCGAAAAGCATTCCCAGGTGCCACTTGCCGACGATGGCCGTGTGGTAGCCCTGCTGCTTTAGCAGTTTCGCCAGCGTCAAGCGATCGTCAGCAATCAATGATTCGCCGCCGGTGAGGACCCCGGATTGCAAGCGTGTGCGCCAGGCGTAGCGGCCGGTCATCAGTCCATAACGAGTCGGCGTGCAGACGGACGAGCCGCTATGAGCGTCTGTGAAGATCATGCCCGACGCTGCAATGGCATCAAGTTGCGGTGTCGGGATGCGGCCGCGCTTTGGATTCAGACACTGCAGTTCTCCATATCCCATGTCGTCCGCCAACATGACCACAATGTTGGGTGGGCCAGCTTGAGGGCCTTCCGCTGCGGCTTTATTCGGCATTCCGAAGGTCAGGGCCGCGAACAATTGAACAACGCAACGTGGTGGAAATTTCACAGTCCGCATGAAACCGCTTTCTGTTGACAGTGCGTTCTTGATTGAAGTGCCGTCGATTCGGCTTGCCGCATGCACGCGACAGCAATGCTGATCAAGTGTTGTACAACTGATTGGCATCCTGTTCGAGCAACATCATTTCGCAGCGCGAGGTGCATGGTGCCGACCGGATTTGAAAACGTTGGCCTGGCGTTTCCACCGACGAGTAGGACGTGTTCCGAAAATGATGATTATGCAACTGCGGAGATCCCCCCATAGTTAGCGGAATGAGCCGCAAGCCGTTGGTTTTAACCTATGTTTCCGTATGCCAACACATCGTGATATTCCATTCGCGATCACTGAACCAACCACCGCAGACCCCCGGCCCATAGGTTTGATATGACTGTCGCTGAATCTCCTTCCAAACGACAAGTACGTTCCGAAGCCACTGCTTATGCTGGAGAAACATGCCCAAAATGCCACTCAACGGAGTCATGGGGCGAATCTTCATGGTGTCCGAAATGCAACTACTACCCGACGGTCGATAATGGCGTAGCCGATGGCCGTTCCTGGGCAGACGATCTTCCCGATCTGCCGGAAGAGGAACAGTTGGACAACCGCAGTGCGCTACAATCCATTCCGGTTTGGTTTTGGGTTATGTTGGGCGGCGTTTCGGTTATCACCATTTTCAGTGTGACAATTCGCACCGTGTACCCGCGTGAAGACAGCCCTCGCGGACTTATTGCTCTGGCACAGCTGGTGCTGGGAGCGATCACCATGCTGATCGCACATCTGTGTGCCGCTCGCTTCGCTTTAAAGAACGATCGTCGGCTTAACTTTAACGACGTGATCCTTTGCTGGTTCAACATCTGGCAACCGACGATCGCTCGCCTTCCCGCCACATGCAAACGCGTGCAGGCGATGGTGTGTGGCATGGTGGCCGTCTTTACGGCCGTGATGATTATCGGCGGCATCGACTATTCGGCCCCGTTTCGCACGGATGCTTCGCCCAAGAAAATCAGCCCCGCTAAACTGATCGGTGCCGTCACCGCTGCCGCAAACGCTCAGGCCGGTAAAAAGAATCCAGTCTCGATGCAGGAAGCGTTATCAGAAGTCGCGAACATGGAAGAGGCTGCGGGGCTCGCCAACGGCCCCATGACAATGGAGCAGGCATTGAATGAGCTTGGCAATTTGCCCGACAAGCTTTCCGGAATGGAAGACCTGACGGATGATCAAATTGACACAACGTTCGAGACTTTCAACTGCTACGTCTACGGTGTGGAAACGAACGAATACAACGCACCGACCGCCTTGCTGTTTGCCATGAAGGTCGGTCGGCGCAATCGCCATGTTGCGAGGCTGGAAACCAGCGAGATTCCTCGCACAGACCTGCGAACGATCATCCGGAAAATCGGAGCGTCCGTTCTGAAAAAGCCTGCGGCCGAAACAAGTTTTGACGCCGTCTGGGTCGCTCCCGTGGTCAGTGTCCGATTAGCGTTTGACGGGCTGACAGAAGACGGCGACCTGGATAATGTGAAGTTCGAAGCCATCCTCGTACGGCAGCGAGGCGTCTTTGATTCAGAGCAATAAGGCCTGGTCGACTTAACTTTTCGTCATCGACGATAAATCAGTGTACACAGCGAATATGGCACGCCGTCCGTCTTAAAGATCAATTCTGCAAAGACGGCGGTGTGCCCTTCGGCTGCAAAATTCTGATGAAACGATCCGTCTTCGCTGGCCGCCATTTCTTGTGACTCCCATTGATCATCGCGGAAGTCAAGGTCCGTGGAATTTGCTCGCCAGAAGAACACGGATTCCGGAGCGGTGTCGCTCACGACGGACAGCACGTAGCGATCTGCCGCCTCATCGCAACTAAACTGAAGCTTCGGCAGTGGCTGGCCGTCAGCATTCATCCGAGCAAATGCGCCGACAGTGCGCAATGCTTTTTCGCGGCCGCCCTTCAGGCCATGGCCGTCGTTGGGAAGCTGAATAATATACTTCGGCCCTTTCAGATCGTCCCAGTATTTAGACATCGCGTCGACCACCCAATACGGATCGTTGGTGCCGTTCACCAGCAGCTTGGGCAGCGTGAGTTGCTCTCGATACGTATAAGGGTCCATCATTAAACGCAGATGTTTTTCGCGTTTGGATTCTTCTCCCAGAACAATCAGTCCCTTGCTGCTGTAGTCTTTGATCTGCACGCTAAAGCTGCCCCACGTATCCAGTTGGTGCTGCATTTGAGCTCGAAAGTTGAGCGTGTCGATCACGATCGGTGCAGTCGCGGCGATGCGTTTGTCCGCGACTGGTGTCAGCCAGCTTGTCCAGCCTCGTTTTGATGCGCCGGTAATCACAAACGAATCGATCTGAGTGCTGTACTCATCCTTTGAAAGCTGCTGTACCGCGTCCATCGTTTTGACGGCACTCTTGACCATCGGAAATAACAGCGGCCAGGTTTCATCGCCGTCTTCCAGGTATTTCAGCCACGTTTCTGTGATGAGGTCGTCTTCCTTGCGACCATCAAACAGTGGCTGGTTGGGAACCTGGTGCAACACGACAACTCGCATACCTGATGTCTCTGCCAGTGCCGTTCCCATACCGATGGTGCCTGCGTCTGCAGACTTCGGCGGTTGAGAACCCCCGGTCACAAACAACAGCGCGTGCGAAGGAAACTTCAACGTCTTCGGTTCGAAGATCTCAACAGCATGTTGCCAGACAATGTCGTGCCATTTCTGGGAGGTCAGACGCAGTTCCGTCAGCTTTCCGGCCGGCGTTTCCAGACGACGAACAACCTTCCACGCAAAGTCGGGTTCAGGGCGGGCCACATAGTCATGCAATGCGGTTGGCACACTGTCTGTCGGTGTGGCTTTCGGAGGTGTAGCTGCGACTGCGTCTGCCACAGCCTGGCCGAAGACCGAAGAATTGCCGACGATTGCAACAAAGCTGATCGACAAAACAAACACGCGAAGTAACGACGGCACAACATTCATGGCGTTAATTCAATATAGAGTGGTAAGTGACGGTAATAAACTTCCAGCATCAGTAGGTTCAGACACGTGACATAATGTCGCCCGCCCGACCGGCCCCATGTGTCCTTGGTGGGATTCTCAGGAGCCCAGCTGCCACGCGTGGGGCCACCTTTTTCCTGAGTCTCCACAAGCATGTCTCGCAACGCAGCGTTCCATTCGTCCCAGTATTCGCCCTGCATGTGGAACATGACCTGAGTTCCATAATACCAATAGTAAACGTTGCGGGCATCAGAACGCGGCAGACGTTGTTTCAGATATTCGGCCCCCGCTGTCACGGCACTGTCCGTTCGTCCAGCACCAAGGTACTGCCTCATCAGCAATCCTTCGGCCGTCATCGGTTCGCTCATTTTCCGAGTTGGATGGTAGGCAAAGCGGCCAGGTGAAGAAGTGTCTTCGACGGAATCCAGCCACGTTCGAACGCCGTCGTACGCGGGCTTTGGAATGTCGAGTCCCGCCATTTGACCGCTTTTCATGGCCATCAATTGCCAGCCGGAAACAGACGTGTCGGATTCGAACCGCGGCTTGTATCGCCAACCACCGAATTCCGGATGCTGCGACTTCACGATATATTCGATCGCCTTCTGAGCGGGCTCTTGCAGCTTGCGATCTTTGGTCATCCCATACGCTTCACAAAGAGCGATCGCGGCAATGCCGTGACTATAGAATCGAGCGAATTCCGTTTCGGCAGCGAACAGGTCGCCTTCGTCCGTTTGGTTCTTGATCAGCCAGTCGAGACCCCGTTGAACCAGCTTCTTGTGGTCGCCGGTTTCGTGAGTATGGCCAGCTCCCAGAAATGCCAACAGTGCCAGCCCTGTCGCCGCTGGATCTGCATCGTATGTGCCATGCTGGCCGCAATCATGGCCTTCGCAGTTCATCGCATGAATGCTCCAGTTGCCCGCCGCATACTGGTGAGCGGCCAGCCACTGCAGCCCGCGTTCGACGGCGGCTTCAGACTGATCGTTGCCGCCAAGTTTGGCGACTGCTTCCGCGCGAGCATCCGGGGTTCTCATCGAAAACGCAGCGCTGATGCGTTCGGTATGAATGTTACTGATGCCGGGAACGTTGCGTTTGATCAGCCCCGCCAGTTCACTGGACGTGGCGAGCGACGGACGCGGGCCGCCTGTGGAACTGCGAGCCGGCGACCGGCCCGCGCTTAAACCGCCCGGAAGCGAAGGCTTCGTCCGCGCGATCGACGTTGAGCCCCGGCCGGATCCTGGCAGCCCTGCCGCTCGTCGCGCTACGCTGGAAGATCGTGGGCCGATGAGTGTGCCGCGTGAAGCAGACGGTCGCCCCGACGTTCCGCCAGAGCCGCCGCCTTCCTGTGGCCCGGCGTAGACTAACGCTCCGGACTGCTCGGCCTGCAACGCACCGGCAGGAAGTGAAATTGCCGCAGCACCTCGTGACGATCGGCCGCTGCCGGACAACCCTCGCCCGCCCGTGATGTCGCCGCGAAGTCGAGCACCGCCGCTGTCGTTTGCTGCCCCCGACAGTCCTGCGCGACCAGCCGCATTCATCGCGACGCCGCGGTTGCCGGCGGAGGTACCGTTTAACGCGACGCCTTCACCGGGCGATGATCCCGAGCTCGCTGGCAAACCGCCTCCACTGCGGCCTGCGCCGGAAGCGGCTGACGACGGGCCCGATGACAGAACCTGTTCTGAAGACCCCGCGCCGCCTGCCACTGATCCGACCGTGACTTCCTGAGCTCGCGTGCCCACCGCTCGTGGTGCGCCGTCTGCGGAACCTCGCGGACCACTGCCGCCGGAGAATTCGGCGTTCACAGAATCGCCTAGCTTGGGCCCCGACTGCGATCCTCGGCCGCGACCGACCGTCCCGCTTTCCAACGCTGATACTCCGGACTGACTAAGCCGCATCGAAGGCGCTCCACCGCCGCCAGCCGCTCCACTGGGCACCGACGAACTTCCGCGAGCAACGTTTGACGCGGATGAATTAGCGGTCAGGGCTGGCGAACCTGCGCCAACAGCCGCCGCGACTTCCACCGATTCTGCAGACGTGCTGGCGGCCGATGTGCTGCGACCACTGGATGACGTACTACGCTGCAAAGCCGCAGCTCCACCACTGGACGGAGCCGAAACGGCCACGTCGGCGGCCGACGCGGCACGAGATGGACTGACGCTTTCGACTCGCGTTTGCGACGACGACGAAGGCGACGACATGTCGGTTCGCTGCTGATCGTTTAAGCTGGAATCCGCCTGACGAGCGGCCTCGGTGGCTCGCATTTGAGCGGCCAGTTGACGTGCGTCCCGAGCGGGAGCAATTTCGACAGCCTCGGCATTCGTTTCCGCCGTTGCAGCGGCAGCCGCCTGACGTTGGCGCGGCTGCACTTCCAATTGCATCAACTGCTGCGGCCGCATTTCTGACCGCGCAGCCAGACGCGCGGCGTCGATTTGTGGAGTGTTCTGATTTTCCACATCCTGCTGCTGCCGTTCGGCATCTGTCAGATCGGCGTCGCTGCGTTCCATCGCTGCGGCTTCCAAATCTGGTTGTTGGCTTTCTGGCGTTTCAACTTCGGGCGTTGGCAGTTGCTCAGGCGCATCCGATCTGGCCTGCTGATTTTGTCGTTGAATTTCGACTTCGATCGCTCGATCCATCTGCTCCTGTTGTCGCTGGCGTTCCGGCATGGCCGCCATTTCAATCTGCCGTTGAATTTCAACTTCGTCCGGTTCCGCCTGCGGCGTGACTTCGGTGGTTTGACGTTGCAGTTGATGCTGCTGCGATTCGTGAGCATCCGTTTCGTTCGGACGTTCCCACTCCTGCGGTTCCGTCGAAATTGATTCCGCACCACCGTAGTCGGGAATGGTAAATTCACGCATCGGGTGGTCGCTGTCGCCTACTTCGGCCACCGCGGTCAGCGGCACGTCGACTCGAACGGTTCGCAAGCCAACGCAAATCATCAGGTGAATCATCAGGCTAAACAGTACCGCCCATTGCAGGCGTTTGACGACGACACTGCGGATGGTATACGCCGTCGCCAGCATGATTATGCCGAGCCCAAACGACAGAGCGATCTGTCCATTCAGGTAGTCCATCCCGGTGACGGGCACTTCGTCGCCGGGCGAATACTTCAACCACATTCCGGCGAACGCCAAAACGCCGGCAGCCGCCGACAAGCCCAACGCCGGAACAAGCGCAAAGCGACCGCCAGCTTCATGCTGCTGCAGTTCTTCGTCGGTCATTCTTAACAGGCTGGACATGGGGCGTTGCGGGTTGAGGGGGTTGAGGGTTGAGAGTTGAGGGCGAGTTTGAGGTTCCTTACTCGTTCTCTTCGTCTGGAATTACAGCTACGCGGTAGTCTCGGATTTCGGCTTGGTTGCAAAGGCCCATCACGCGAGCCACATACTTCCATTCCGCTCCTTCGCTGCCGCGAATCACGACCGACTGGTTACCCGGGTTGTCGGTTTGAGCTCGGTTAAAGCGTTCGGCCAACTGGCGTTCGGTATAAAGTTGCCCGTCAAGGTAGAAGTCACCGCCGTCGTCGACGTTGACGATCATTTCGCGAGGCTTCATGACCATGGGCATCGCCGCGGCAACGGCTGGCAGGTTGGCTCCCATTTCGCCTTCGCCCGTGATGCGAGCCTGTTCCTGAAAGTTGCTGGCCACCAGAAAGAACAACAGCAACTGGAACACGCAATCGATCATCGGAGTCATGTCGACTCGCCGCTTCCCCGCCGTTTTTTTGAGTTCAAATTTCATCGATCGGCTACTTGTCAAAGTTCGTTCGCAAAGTTCCACGCGCCGTCCGGTTTGCACCGCTTAGATCGGCATCTGAATCCGGATCGGCACCAGCGGCGGCCGGTTCTGAGCCGGTGGCCGATCGCACGATGCGACGTGGTGATCCCAGTTTGCGAGCCGCCTGTTTTTTGGCCGCGGCCGAATCCGCATCTGCCTTCTGCGATGCGGTGCCGCCTGACACCGACTTCACCTTAATGCCGCGATCTCCCGGATCGCTGGATTCGACCACTCGCAACCGCCCTTCATAGCGTTCCAGCTTCGGCAGCAGGTCGAGAAAGATGGCTTCCATCTGCCGCAGCAGTCGCTCGACTCGCCCTTCTAAAAAATTCGCCAGAATGACCGACACGACCGCGACGCATAGGCCCGCGAACGTTGTGACCAGAGCTGTGTAGATTCCATGAGCCAGCTCCTGCGCCTTTGCGGTACCGGTCGACGTT
This DNA window, taken from Fuerstiella marisgermanici, encodes the following:
- a CDS encoding sulfatase family protein encodes the protein MRTVKFPPRCVVQLFAALTFGMPNKAAAEGPQAGPPNIVVMLADDMGYGELQCLNPKRGRIPTPQLDAIAASGMIFTDAHSGSSVCTPTRYGLMTGRYAWRTRLQSGVLTGGESLIADDRLTLAKLLKQQGYHTAIVGKWHLGMLFDGKHIPGKVPVGSVVTHGPIDRGGFDEFHGFHHARQIETWIDNNEVMATIKPVDMLPRLTEAAVTYIDSRAKNDAPFFLYVPWSSPHSPVVPSPEWQGRSGLNAHADFVMQTDDSFGQVVAALKRNKQLDNTLIICSSDNGTSAPTSKMEQLQAKGHFPSGDLRGSKADIWDGGHRVPFLVSWPKVVQAGSECEGLVCLTDAIATVADVLNVKLPENSAEDSLSFLPALKRETDHHARTTVIHHSVAGYFSIRHNNWKLSLCPDSGGWTAPKPSAAKWAKRRADNQPLVQLIDMSADIGERNNLAKLQPKRVAELQTMLKIYVMLGRSNIGARQQNDAEIVIYKEPQARKKQAGQKLN
- a CDS encoding PhoPQ-activated pathogenicity-related family protein is translated as MNVVPSLLRVFVLSISFVAIVGNSSVFGQAVADAVAATPPKATPTDSVPTALHDYVARPEPDFAWKVVRRLETPAGKLTELRLTSQKWHDIVWQHAVEIFEPKTLKFPSHALLFVTGGSQPPKSADAGTIGMGTALAETSGMRVVVLHQVPNQPLFDGRKEDDLITETWLKYLEDGDETWPLLFPMVKSAVKTMDAVQQLSKDEYSTQIDSFVITGASKRGWTSWLTPVADKRIAATAPIVIDTLNFRAQMQHQLDTWGSFSVQIKDYSSKGLIVLGEESKREKHLRLMMDPYTYREQLTLPKLLVNGTNDPYWVVDAMSKYWDDLKGPKYIIQLPNDGHGLKGGREKALRTVGAFARMNADGQPLPKLQFSCDEAADRYVLSVVSDTAPESVFFWRANSTDLDFRDDQWESQEMAASEDGSFHQNFAAEGHTAVFAELIFKTDGVPYSLCTLIYRR
- a CDS encoding ExbD/TolR family protein, yielding MKFELKKTAGKRRVDMTPMIDCVFQLLLFFLVASNFQEQARITGEGEMGANLPAVAAAMPMVMKPREMIVNVDDGGDFYLDGQLYTERQLAERFNRAQTDNPGNQSVVIRGSEGAEWKYVARVMGLCNQAEIRDYRVAVIPDEENE